In Candidatus Defluviibacterium haderslevense, a single window of DNA contains:
- a CDS encoding gliding motility-associated C-terminal domain-containing protein, with the protein MLKNLLVISQLQFVKKDSIKIQNVTFSANKTSGTLIVKKGSANGCDSTVTVNINIAPSINAQFTKENLDCNVPNTGRIVVNNISGGIGPFNVSIDNQASLPFTPDLDLANLSFGSHRVKILDQFGCDTTYTLNIDTVSTLQLVLPNDVTIDKGASVLIKPSTNFVPTIITWTPVANLSCTDCLEPTAKPDVTTNYLLTLEDANGCTVSDNMNITVRVEEADIYIPTVFSPNGDNINDIFEVVFHFPDKTKINVFQIFDRWGNQLYEKVNGTIGEKIGWNGEFKGKKVNPVFMSMPYSMKP; encoded by the coding sequence TTGTTAAAGAATCTTTTGGTAATTTCTCAACTACAATTTGTAAAAAAAGATAGTATCAAAATTCAAAATGTAACTTTTTCAGCAAACAAAACATCAGGTACTTTAATCGTAAAAAAAGGATCTGCAAATGGTTGCGATTCTACCGTTACGGTCAACATTAATATCGCCCCTTCAATAAATGCTCAATTCACCAAAGAAAATTTGGATTGTAATGTACCGAATACCGGACGAATTGTAGTGAATAATATATCAGGAGGTATTGGTCCGTTTAATGTATCCATTGATAATCAGGCAAGCCTTCCTTTTACACCCGACCTTGATCTAGCTAATCTAAGTTTTGGATCTCATCGAGTTAAAATATTAGACCAATTCGGCTGTGATACTACCTATACACTAAATATCGACACAGTTAGTACCCTACAATTGGTGCTACCGAATGATGTTACGATTGATAAGGGCGCTTCTGTATTGATCAAACCATCCACCAATTTTGTTCCTACCATAATTACATGGACGCCGGTAGCTAATCTAAGTTGTACGGATTGCCTTGAACCAACTGCCAAGCCTGATGTAACAACCAACTATTTGTTGACTCTGGAAGATGCTAATGGTTGTACTGTAAGCGATAATATGAATATTACGGTTCGTGTTGAAGAAGCTGATATTTATATCCCTACTGTATTTTCTCCTAATGGGGATAATATCAATGACATATTTGAAGTCGTTTTCCATTTTCCTGATAAAACGAAAATTAATGTATTTCAAATATTCGACCGTTGGGGTAACCAACTTTATGAAAAAGTAAATGGTACAATCGGTGAAAAAATTGGATGGAATGGCGAATTCAAAGGTAAAAAAGTAAACCCGGTGTTTATGTCTATGCCATACAGTATGAAGCCATAG